The Paramormyrops kingsleyae isolate MSU_618 chromosome 11, PKINGS_0.4, whole genome shotgun sequence genome includes a window with the following:
- the LOC111835097 gene encoding dual oxidase maturation factor 2: MTFYNDIYPFYPKQRTPFIFSLSLLTVILVLTLFAAAFLLILPGIRGKPRLFWTIRIILSLFVGAVIVAVNFSSDWAAGGAKVTTPYKSFSSGVVSADVGLRVGLSGINVTLKGDPVNQLNETIDYNEMFRWTDILDKDYAEALERGLPNPILYIAEKFTLNSPCGLYYQYRYSGRYASATMWTAFCCWLIANILLSMPVVLYAGCMMLATGAFIFFSLASFATIENLPLCNFTVGAVSFQLEFSASFWLALTIGLLSTFLGVLVVVLDCLAPEALKEAFSMTLGEDEDEEPVLGTAYVNRSFLEEVTGASQEQALRKTAKDLTYINMPNLEL; encoded by the exons ATGACGTTCTACAACGACATTTACCCATTCTACCCCAAACAAAGGACTCCCTTCATCTTCAGCCTGAGCCTCCTTACTGTAATACTTGTGCTGACGCTCTTCGCAGCCGCTTTCCTTCTGATTCTCCCGGGGATTCGCGGCAAGCCG AGGCTTTTCTGGACGATCCGAATAATTCTCAGCTTATTTGTGGGCGCAGTTATTGTAG CGGTGAACTTCTCAAGCGACTGGGCAGCCGGCGGCGCTAAAGTGACGACGCCGTACAAGTCATTCAGCAGCGGGGTGGTGAGCGCGGACGTCGGGCTCCGCGTTGGACTGTCGGGAATCAACGTGACGCTAAAAG GAGACCCTGTGAACCAGCTAAATGAAACCATTGACTACAATGAGATGTTCCGGTGGACAGACATCTTGGATAAAGACTACGCAGAGGCGCTGGAGAGAGGCCTTCCAAATCCCATTTTGTACATTGCTGAGAAATTCACCCTCAACAGCCCCTGCGGTCTCTACTACCAGTACAGATACTCTGGGCGGTACGCTTCTGCCACCATGTG GACGGCTTTCTGCTGCTGGCTCATTGCCAACATCCTCCTGTCCATGCCTGTCGTCCTCTACGCCGGCTGCATGATGCTTGCCACGGGAGCATTCATTTTCTTTTCCTTGGCCTCCTTCGCCACCATAGAGAACCTTCCTCTGTGTAATTTCACCGTAGGGGCTGTCTCCTTCCAGCTGGAGTTCAGCGCCTCCTTCTGGCTGGCGTTAACAATAG GTCTGCTCTCTACGTTTCTCGGGGTGCTGGTGGTAGTGCTGGACTGCCTGGCACCTGAGGCGCTAAAGGAGGCCTTTAGCATGACTTTGGgtgaggatgaagatgaagaaCCCGTTCTGGGGACGGCCTACGTCAACCGCAGCTTTTTGGAAGAGGTGACAGGTGCATCGCAGGAACAG GCACTAAGAAAGACAGCAAAGGACCTCACATATATCAACATGCCTAAT CTTGAACTTTGA